A section of the Jaculus jaculus isolate mJacJac1 chromosome 6, mJacJac1.mat.Y.cur, whole genome shotgun sequence genome encodes:
- the LOC123461705 gene encoding chondroitin sulfate synthase 1-like, translating into MAARGRRSWLSVLLGLVLGFVLASRLVLPRAPEPKRVGPRPRHSLEGCRPGQEAAAAAAAASQAGGARGDARGAQLWPPGLATEDSPRDRNFLFVGVMTAQKYLQTRAVAAHRTWSKTIPGKVEFFSSEGSDTSIPIPIVPLRDVDDSYPPQKKSFMMLKYMYDHYLDKYEWFMRADDDVYIKGDRLESFLRSLNSSEPLFLGQTGLGTTEEMGKLALEPGENFCMGGPGVIMSREVLRRMAPHIGKCLREMYTTHEDVEVGRCVRRFAGVQCVWSYEMQQLFYENYEQNKKGYIRDLHNSKIHRAITLHPNKNPPYQYRLHSYLLSRKIAELRHRTIQLHREIVLMSKYSSAEIHKEDLQLGIPPSFMRFQARQREEILEWEFLTGKYLYSATDGQPPRRGMDSAQREALDDIVMQVMEMINAKAKTRGRIIDFKEIQYGYRRVNPMYGAEYILDLLLLYKKHKGKKMTVPVRRHAYLQQTFSKIQFVEHEELDAQELANRINQGSGSLSFLSDFLKKLVPFRLPGSKNEHKEPKDKKINILIPLSGRFDMFVRFMGNFEKTCLIPNQNVKLVILLFNSDSNPDKAKQVELMRDYRVKYPKADMQILPVSGEFSRALALEVGSSQFNNESLLFFCDVDLVFTTEFLQRCRANTVLGQQIYFPIIFSQYDPKIVYSGKVPSDNHFAFTQKTGFWRNYGFGITCIYKGDLVRVGGFDVSIQGWGLEDVDLFNKVVQAGLKTFRSQEVGVVHVHHPVFCDPNLDPKQYKMCLGSKASTYGSTQQLAEMWLEKNDPSYSKSSNNSGSTRTA; encoded by the coding sequence ATGGCCGCGCGCGGCCGGCGCTCCTGGCTCAGCGTGTTGCTCGGGCTCGTGCTGGGCTTCGTGCTGGCCTCCCGGCTCGTGCTGCCCCGCGCCCCCGAGCCGAAGCGAGTGGGCCCGCGGCCCCGCCACAGCCTCGAGGGCTGCCGGCCCGGAcaagaggcggcggcggcggcggcggccgcgtcGCAGGCTGGCGGGGCGCGGGGCGATGCGCGCGGGGCGCAGCTCTGGCCGCCGGGCTTGGCCACCGAGGACAGTCCGCGGGACAGGAACTTTCTCTTCGTGGGAGTCATGACCGCTCAGAAATACCTGCAGACCCGCGCGGTGGCCGCTCACAGAACGTGGTCCAAGACAATTCCTGGGAAAGTTGAATTCTTCTCGAGTGAGGGTTCAGACACATCTATACCAATTCCAATAGTGCCACTCCGGGATGTGGATGATTCCTACCCACCCCAGAAGAAGTCTTTTATGATGCTCAAGTACATGTATGACCACTACTTGGACAAGTATGAATGGTTTATGAGAGCAGATGATGATGTTTACATCAAAGGAGATCGTCTGGAGAGTTTCCTGAGGAGTTTGAATAGCAGCGAGCCCCTCTTTCTTGGGCAGACAGGACTGGGCACCACAGAAGAAATGGGGAAACTGGCGCTTGAGCCTGGTGAGAACTTCTGCATGGGGGGACCTGGTGTGATCATGAGCAGGGAGGTACTTCGAAGAATGGCTCCACACATTGGCAAGTGTCTCCGGGAAATGTACACCACTCATGAAGACGTGGAGGTGGGAAGGTGTGTGCGGAGGTTTGCAGGTGTTCAGTGTGTCTGGTCTTATGAGATGCAGCAGCTTTTTTATGAGAATTATGAGCAGAACAAGAAGGGGTACATTAGAGATCTCCATAACAGTAAAATCCACCGAGCTATCACGTTGCACCCCAACAAAAACCCCCCATATCAGTACAGGCTGCACAGTTACCTGCTCAGCCGCAAGATTGCCGAGCTGCGCCATCGCACCATCCAGCTCCATCGGGAAATTGTCCTGATGAGCAAGTACAGCAGTGCAGAGATCCACAAGGAAGACCTCCAGCTGGGAATTCCCCCTTCCTTTATGCGCTTTCAGGCCCGCCAGCGAGAGGAGATCCTGGAATGGGAATTTCTGACTGGCAAATACTTGTATTCAGCCACTGATGGTCAGCCCCCCCGGAGAGGGATGGACTCGGCGCAGAGGGAAGCCTTGGATGATATCGTCATGCAGGTGATGGAGATGATCAATGCCAAAGCTAAGACACGGGGACGCATCATTGACTTCAAAGAGATCCAGTATGGCTACCGCCGAGTGAACCCCATGTATGGGGCAGAATACATCCTGGACCTGTTGCTCCTGTACAAGAAGcacaaagggaagaaaatgacAGTTCCCGTGAGGAGACATGCATACTTGCAACAGACCTTCAGCAAGATCCAGTTTGTGGAGCACGAGGAGCTAGATGCCCAGGAGCTGGCCAACAGAATCAACCAGGGTTCTGGCTCCCTGTCCTTCCTCTCTGATTTCCTGAAAAAGCTTGTTCCTTTCCGGCTTCCTGGgtccaaaaatgaacacaaagagcccaaagataaaaagataaacaTTCTGATCCCTTTGTCTGGACGTTTTGACATGTTTGTGAGGTTTATGGGGAACTTCGAGAAGACATGTCTCATTCCAAATCAGAATGTCAAGCTGGTCATTCTGCTTTTCAATTCTGACTCCAACCCTGACAAGGCCAAGCAAGTTGAACTGATGCGAGATTATCGTGTTAAATATCCTAAAGCTGACATGCAGATTTTGCCAGTGTCTGGAGAGTTTTCAAGAGCTCTGGCACTTGAAGTAGGATCTTCCCAGTTTAATAACGAGTCTTTGCTCTTCTTCTGTGATGTCGACCTCGTGTTTACTACAGAATTTCTGCAGCGGTGTCGAGCAAACACAGTTCTAGGTCAACAAATCTATTTCCCAATCATCTTTAGCCAGTATGATCCAAAGATTGTTTATAGTGGGAAAGTTCCCAGTGACAACCATTTTGCCTTTACTCAAAAAACTGGCTTCTGGAGAAACTATGGGTTTGGCATTACTTGCATTTATAAAGGAGATCTTGTCCGAGTGGGTGGCTTTGATGTCTCCATCCAAGGCTGGGGGCTAGAGGATGTGGACCTCTTCAACAAGGTTGTTCAGGCAGGGTTGAAGACATTTAGGAGCCAGGAAGTAGGAGTTGTCCACGTTCACCACCCTGTCTTCTGTGACCCCAATCTGGATCCCAAACAATACAAAATGTGCTTGGGGTCTAAAGCATCAACGTATGGGTCCACACAGCAGTTGGCTGAAATGTGGCTAGAAAAAAATGATCCAAGTTACAGTAAAAGCAGCAATAATAGTGGTTCCACAAGGACAGCCTGA